Proteins from a genomic interval of Quercus lobata isolate SW786 chromosome 11, ValleyOak3.0 Primary Assembly, whole genome shotgun sequence:
- the LOC115967488 gene encoding 3-ketoacyl-CoA synthase 10-like: protein MAMEQEQFSTEIVNRGLDNSGPNAGSFYFYVKVRPRLPDFLSSVNLKYVKLGYGYLLSHSFYFLVAPVLLVILGVELRKFTWEDFHQKYDLTDALFIVGLLGLILYIYLDLTPRSTYLVDFACYRPPNELKISKEEFIELARKSGSFNDAAIEFQQRALKNSGIGNETYLPRVIFSPNQKITLKDGREEVGEIMFGAIKDLFAATKIKPKDIRILVVNSGSLNTTPSLSSMVVNHFKFNHNIHSFNLGGMGCAAGIIAIDLAKDLLLAYPGAYALVVSAEAVTYSWYKGNEPDMLLPNCFFRMGAAAMLLSSFRLDRWRSKYELKQLVRTSKAMDNRSFKSIHLREDAEGRQGISVSKDVIEVGGHALKANITTLGPLVLPVSEQLHFFTNMLFKKEKAKPYIPDYKLAFNHACILAASKKVLDEIQKNLELTEEYMEASRKTLERFGNTSSSSIWYELAYLEANSRIKKGDRIWQVAFGSGFKCNSVVWKALRNVGKPKLSPWIED from the exons ATGGCAATGGAGCAAGAGCAATTTTCAACTGAAATTGTGAATCGAGGTCTTGATAATTCGGGGCCAAATGCCGGGTCTTTTTATTTCTATGTGAAGGTCCGGCCTAGATTGCCGGATTTTCTTAGCTCAGTTAACCTGAAATATGTGAAGCTTGGTTATGGTTATTTGCTTAGCCACAGCTTTTATTTCTTGGTTGCACCAGTCCTCCTGGTGATCTTGGGTGTTGAGTTAAGAAAGTTCACATGGGAAGATTTTCATCAGAAGTATGATCTTACAGATGCTCTCTTTATTGTGGGATTATTGGGTttaattctatatatttatCTCGATTTAACACCTCGGTCTACATATTTGGTTGATTTTGCTTGTTATCGCCCACCGAATGAGCTTAAG ATCTCAAAGGAGGAGTTCATTGAGTTAGCAAGAAAATCAGGCAGCTTCAATGATGCTGCCATTGAATTTCAGCAGCGTGCACTCAAAAATTCTGGAATAGGCAATGAGACCTATTTGCCCCGTGTAATTTTCAGCCCCAATCAGAAAATAACCCTAAAAGATGGCCGAGAAGAAGTAGGTGAAATCATGTTTGGTGCAATAAAGGACCTTTTTGCAGCCACCAAAATTAAGCCAAAGGACATAAGAATTCTTGTGGTGAATAGTGGCTCACTAAATACTACTCCATCCCTTTCATCAATGGtagtaaaccattttaagtTTAACCACAATATTCATAGCTTTAACCTTGGTGGCATGGGTTGTGCTGCTGGAATTATAGCTATTGATCTAGCTAAAGACCTTCTACTTGCATATCCGGGTGCATATGCTCTAGTAGTGAGCGCAGAAGCTGTAACTTACTCTTGGTACAAAGGTAATGAACCTGACATGCTCCTTCCAAATTGCTTCTTTCGAATGGGGGCTGCAGCCATGTTACTCTCAAGCTTCCGCCTTGATCGATGGCGCTCCAAGTATGAACTCAAGCAG CTGGTTCGAACTAGCAAAGCCATGGATAATAGGAGCTTCAAAAGCATACATTTAAGAGAAGATGCAGAAGGAAGGCAAGGTATCTCGGTGAGCAAAGATGTGATTGAGGTGGGAGGCCATGCACTGAAGGCAAACATCACCACTCTTGGTCCACTAGTCCTACCTGTTTCTGAGCAACTTCATTTCTTCACCAATATGCTCTTTAAAAAGGAGAAAGCCAAGCCTTACATCCCTGACTACAAGCTTGCTTTCAACCATGCTTGCATATTGGCAGCAAGTAAGAAAGTGCTGGACGAGATACAAAAGAACTTGGAGCTCACTGAGGAGTACATGGAGGCATCAAGGAAAACTTTGGAGCGATTTGGGAACACTTCAAGTAGTAGTATTTGGTATGAATTGGCATACTTGGAAGCAAACTCAAGGATCAAGAAGGGTGATAGAATTTGGCAAGTCGCTTTTGGGTCAGGGTTCAAGTGTAATAGTGTTGTTTGGAAGGCTCTTAGGAATGTTGGGAAGCCTAAGCTGAGTCCGTGGATTGAGGATTAA